The Sulfurimonas sp. genome includes the window TATCCCTATTGTTATCTTTGGGGCTTACCATGAGATAGCTTCTTTGAATGATAAAGATTATGATGCAGTTGTTGCTCTTAGTGTTAAAACGGGGCTTACCTTAGCTTTAATGCTCTTTGCCTCAGGTATAGGAGAAATCTTGATTATAGGTATAGCTATTGAGCTTATTTGGATGTCGATATCAAGCTATATTATTGATACTAATGTCGAAGTTATGATAGAAAAATCTCTCTTTTACCAAAATGGGCGTAAACCTTATATCTTAGAGAGTTTAAGTAGTGATACTAAAGAGTATCTTTATAAAGATAATTCTAAAAGTATTAAAGAAATTCCTTTTATGCAAAAACCTAAAGATATGAGAGACTTTATCTATGCAAACTATAGTTCTCATAAAAAAGAGTTTAATGCTGCGTTTAGTTATGAGCTAAGTTCTTTTTATGCCACTTTAAAAGGGGTAAATATTGAAAAGTCTGGGCGTTCAAAGCAATACAAATCAAGTAAAGCAACTTATGCTGTATGTAGTTATGTCTCTATCTCTAAAGATTTTTATAAAGATATAAAACGCATTGTACTGCTTGAAGATGACAAAGAGATAGAGATAGATATCTCACAACATGAACTGAAAAATGGTAAGGAGTATATAGACCTTTTAAGCCATTTAGATATTAGTGACAGTTCGGTTATACAAGAGTACTCTAAAAAAGATACCAAGTTATTACTTCATAGTGATGCAATTAGTCTGAAATATGATGTCATATATTACTATGATGATGCAAGTAAGTATCTAAAGAGGCTTACAGGCGGTGCGTTAAAGATTATAGATATAAAATCTTTACCTTTAACTAAAGATGATTGTAAAATACTAAATATTCAAATGAGTTAAGATGAAATACAAACTATTAAAATTACTGTTTTTAGCATTTCTGTTTATAGGACAAAGTGCTTATGCGATAGAACCTCTTTCGATTAAGTATGTTGACCCTAAGGCTAGTGAGAAAGCGGATAGTCTTTATAATAAGGCACAAAGACTTTATGCACAAAAAAAATATCAAGAAGCTATCCTCTTATATGAAGAATCATATGAATATAAACCAAGTAAGGATATTCCTGCTAATACAGGAATATCCTATAAGCATATTGGCGAATATGACAAAGCTTGTAGCTGGTATGAGATAGGTGTTAAAAAATTCAATGACAATAAGTCAGCACTAAACTTAGCTTTATTGTATGAAGAAAAGCTAAATGATATTGATAAATCAATCATGTGGTATTTGACCTCAATAAAACTGGGTAATATTGATGCGAGAAAAGGATTAGGACTACTTTACCATCAACAAAAAGACAAGCTAAATAGTGCAACCTACATGATAGGAATGATAGGACACCCTTACACAAAAGAAAGAGTTTTAGGCTTGTTACGAAATGACTGGAAAATAGACGAACCAACCCTAAAAAAAGCCTACGAACTCCAAAAAACTCTAGTTCCAAACCCATACACAGGTGGCATTGACTAAACCATGTCTGCCATTCACAAAACATTATTTATAAAATAAGGGAAAAAATTGGAAAAAGAATCAAATAACATAATTTCTAAATGTGAATCAAGTGTTCTATCATTAAAAGGTTGTTACAATCGAATTCAATGGTGGCAAACTACAATAATGGTTTCATTTATTATTTCTATACTTTTTGGGTTATATAACACACTGCTTGATAAAGTTATCCATTCAAAGGAAGAAATGGTTGGCAAAACTTTAACATATCCAATACCAGATAATATGTTTGTTCAAATAAATTATCCATTTGATATCAGAGACTCAACATATGATATTGCACCAATAATAAAGTACGGAAATACTTTTGAACATATTGTAGCAATATTACTGTTTATGGTTCTTATATTAGTGTCTTGGATAAGCATTAGTGCCTCTGTTAAGCGTTTTCATGACATTGATAAATCTGGTTTTTGGTGGTGGATTAATTTTATCCCTATAGTTGGTCAGATAACAGTGTTTTTTATGAACTCTTTTCTCTTATCTAAAGATACACAATATTGCGAATGTCAAACTAAAGAAAAAAAAGCACAATGGCTTTTTGCTGTAGCAGGGATTTTATTACTTATACCTTTGATAATAGATATTGTAAATTTATACGATTGGAATGTGGGAGCAATGTTTTTTTCTTACGCTTTTACAGTAGAGAATGTATTTTATATATTATTATTACTACTTATGACATTGATTTTGAATTTTGATAAACTTATTTCTATATCATATTTAAAAAAGATGAAAATAACTCGGTATATTTCATATACATATGTTATCTGGTTAGTGTATAATATCATTGAATATATTCTTATACTATACAATGATATACAAATGTTTAATTTTACTTTTTGCTTTTGGTTTTCCATAAAATGTGGTATTCAGTTTTCAGCATTATGTATACTTATTTTGAATACAAATAAAGAACTAAAGAAAGTACAGAATCAAAAAGTATCCTAAAAAAAGCCTATGAACTTCAAAAGATATAGTTTAACACCTCTACATACGAGGCTTAACTAAAAAATGTCAGTTCTTCCCTTAAACATAAATAACTACCTACTACGAGTAGATGGATGTAAAACTGACAAAGGAGCCGCTCTTGTCTTAGCTAGTCCAGGACAAACACAGAGTAAAATAGGTGTAAAGTCTGGAGGAAGTGCTGCAAATATCATTACTGAAGAACTTGAAACTGCAAAAGTAGATACTAAAGAAAATATAAAAAAAGAGAAATATAAAATTTATCCACTAAGACTAAGTGGAGAATACATAAGAGCATTAAGAGGAGCAAGAGACTTTAGAGTTCTTAAAGACTATTATCAAACAAATACTAGTGACTATACTCAAGATAAAGTTGTCACAAAAACTGATGCTTATTTATATGTTACAGATGCTATTAAAACTACAGAATATAAGGTTGTAAATAGAGGTGACTATTCTAACCCTAAGGTTGAGAAGGTACAGTTTAAAGATACAGATACACAAGTAATTCGTAAATATATACCCTGCTATGAAGAAGAGGGAAAACTTGAAATCATCTACTCAAATGTAAAACTCACTAAAGAACAACTGAGTAAGTTCACTCCAGTTTCTGTAACACTTACTGATAAAAAGAATCTTCATTGTATAAACCATAAAGATTATTCAAAGTCCATAAAACATATAAATAAAGAGATGAAAGATATTTTAATCTCAAACAAAGAAGCTAAAAAACTAAACAAGTCACACTTAAACATAGTAGTTGAAATAGATGACCCTATCGGTGAAATAGAAGATTTGTATGAAGAGCTAGAATGTTCTTTTCATACTGCTTATGCACATAACAAACCTTTAATAGACAGGATTAAAGAACGCAATGCTTATGCCTATAGCGTTGCAAACTTTATGGATGAACTTGAAGTAAACTCAAAAGAGAAACAAGAAAGAAAAAACACAAAGAAAAAACTCAAAGATGCTTACTATACTTTAGTTGAAGGGATGAAAGAAGATTTTATACCTTATATTATAGATACTTGTAAAGATAGAGGTTTTTCATGGAGCATCAAAGATAGTAATTCTTCTTTTATAAGACTTAATATTTTTGTTGAACATGATGTAGCTATGAGTTACTTAAATGAAGTAAAACTAAATGCTTCGTTTTTACTCAACACACAACATAACTATAATACCTTTGATGGAAGAAAGATAGAGCATCTTAATGAAAAATGTATCATTGAAAGTAAAAGTCATGACTATTTGTGTTTAGGTGTAAGAGCACATATCAATGGTAGTAAAACATCACACAAGTATGCGACAAGTACTAGAGAGAGTTATACAGAGATAACAGCATTAACACTTTTTAGCCTCTACTTTAGTGGTAAACATAATGATGTTATCGGTACTAAATATAAAGATGCTATTGAAGACTTTCATTATAATTTAAAGAAACTATCTGCTCATCCAGAGTTTGATGAAGATATTCAAGAAGAGATTAACGATAAGTTCGAAGGCAGTGCTTATGCTAGACTCTTTCAAGATAAAAATGGCAAACGCAGTGATACTTTTATAGATGAGTATTCAGATTTAGATACTACTGCTAAATATTGTGCTTATGATTGGAAAGAAAAAGGACATATTAAAGAGTTTAAGTCTTATACTACCCCAAGAAAATCAAACAACTATTTCTAAAGTTTAATTCTTAAAAGAGTAAAATTAAACAATAAAAATAGAAGGTAATCTTATGAGTCGAAAAAGAACAACATATACAGCAGAATTCAAGACAAAGTTAGTTTTAGAAGTTTTAAAAGAAGATAAGACACTAAATGAAATAGCAAGTGTAAATAATATCACACCAAAAAACTTACAAAATTGGAAGAAGATATTTTTGGAAAATGCAGAAGTTGCGATGGAACCTGCAAAAGTAATTAAAGAGTACAAAGAAGAGAATGTAAGATTACAAGCTAAACTTGATGAATATGCAAAGGTTGTAGGTCAACTAACAGTAGAGAAGGACTGGGCGGTGGGAAAGTTAAGCAGCTTGGACTCTAGCTATAAAAAGGAGTTGATTGATAGAGATGAAAATAAGGCATTATCAGTTGTAAAACAATGTAATCTTATTAACTATAACAGAAGTAATTTGTTCTATGCACCAATGGTAAATCTTGCTAAAAATGTAATTAAAAAACATATAGAAAAAGTATTTGAAGAGATACCAAGCTATGGCTATATGAAAGTGTATCATCAACTACTAGAGGATGGTTTTCGTGTCAGTCCCAACACAGTGCTGGCATACCGTAGAGAGTTAGGTTTACAGGCTGTTTTAGCTGTAAGACCACCAAATACAAGCTGGGCGGACAAGCAACATCATAAATACTCTTACAAAATAAGAGGATTAGATATCGTAAGAGCAAACCAAGTATGGTCAACAGATATAACCTATATTAAAATTAAAGGTGGTATGGTCTATATGGCTGCCATAATTGATTGGTATTCTAAAGCAATATTATCTTGGCGAATATCCAACACAATGGATACAGATTTAGTCATAGGTGTACTAGATGAAGCACTCGCACTCTATGGTAAGCCTGAGATATTTAATACTGATCAAGGGTCACAATATACAAGCTGTATCCACACTCAAACATTAAAAGATAATGACATAATTATCTCTATGGATGGCAAAGGTAGAGCAACAGATAATATTTGTATTGAGAGGTTCTGGAGAAGTGCTAAAGTTGAAAAAATATACCTCAATGAATATGAGAGAGTATCAATTCTCAAAAGTGATGTTAAGGATTATATAGAATTTTATAATCACAGAAGATTTCATGAGACATTGAAATATAAAAAACCTATGAATGTTTATTATGATAGTTTAAAAATCAATGATGAGAATTACACTAAATCTAGTGAAAATGTAGCATAGGGTAACAGGTATTTAGGGAATTAGATTTTTGAAAAAGTTGTCTTGACATATTGGGGTAGTATATCTCTTATTCCTAAAGAGGAAACATTTAAGTTCTTTTATGACAAATACAGAAAAACTCCCAAAACATTGAGTGAAGAACTCTCTAAACAACTGACAAATCCAGAGCTAAAAACATTATTAAAAAATTATAGTGATTTAAAAGATACAGAGTTTGAGAGAATGGATTTACTTTTAAATATAGCTTACTCACTAACTGCTAGTAGAACTATGTTTGATGATGAAGTTACACAGACTTCAGCGTTTAACACTAAGAGTGCTGTCTTAGAGTTTATGAAAGAGATTTCTATTAAACTTCAAAGTATAGATGAGAGTGAACATGAAAAACTTTACAAAGAAGATATCTTTACTCTTTATCATCAAAATCTTCATGGCATAATATTGCACGCTTTAGTTAAGGGAGAATATAATGAAGATGAGTTTAGTTCAAGAAAAAGCAATGCTAACAAATTCTTAGATGACCTCGCACCTGAGATAGAAAAAGAGTACAAGCTTGTCCTCTCCAACTTAAACGATGGCAATATCAGTAAAGACCTAAAAGTAAAAAAAGCTCATGAAAAACTCTTTGAACAACTCAAAGCACTAGATGGGATAACTAGTAAGATTCATGAGGCTGAGGATAAGCAGAAGAAAGTTGATGATGGACTAACAACAGATAATAATACAGAGACTAAAGAAAAGTGGGATATAATCCGAAAATCCAAACCCTATAAACTCTCAATCTCAACAATGAAAGGTCTAAGCTTTTTCATAACCTTATTTACAACAGGAGATGCTCTTAAAACCTACAAGAAAAACGACCTAAAAGCTCTACTAGAAATAACAACAGGCATAAACTCAATCACAAAAACAGTAGTAGAAACAGGAACAAAAGTTTTACCTAGAACTAAACAAGCTATGTTAATGGTAGATTTTTTACTAGCAGAGCACTCTATCCCTCAAAAGATTATTGCTAAACTTGCAATACCTGCTGTTGTAGTAGGTGCTTACTATGAGATGGTATCCTTAGAGGATGAAGATTATGATGCTATGCTTATGATTGGTACTAAAGCAGCTATAATAGTAGCCTTGGCATTTGTATCAGGTATGTGGATAGCCGCAATAGGATATATAGCTCTTGAAATACTTTGGTATATATTCTCTGGTTACTTTATAGACTCAAGAGTTGAAGTTATGATTGAGAAGTCTCTCTTTTATCAAGATGGACGCAAACCATATATCTTAGAGAGTCTAAGTACAACTACTGGAAACTACTATATTCGTCGTGGTTCAAGAGATGCTCTAATGCAGGCAAAAGATATAACAAAAATTGGCGGAACTAAAGAGGTAAGAGAGTTTATTTATAAAAACTACTCAGATAATAAACAAGCATTGCAAGCAGCAGCAAGATATGAGTTTAGTGAGATATATAGAGCCTTGAAAAACATTAGTATAGAAGTAGAAAAAGTTCCTACTTACTTCCTTAACTTTACAAAAACAATGAATCTTAACCTTAATGGTTACCTTCGTGTTAATAAAGATTACTATGAAGAAATGGAAGGTCTAATCTATCTTATAAAAGATGATAACTATACAGACTATATACTCATAGATGCAACTGAAGCTATAGACAAAGAGAATGATAAACTTATAGATATATTTACAAGTTTTAAAGAAGAACTTTCAGAAGCTAAACTAGATGAGGATAGAAAAAAGAATTATACTATTTTAATAGCTAGTGGTATTACTTCTGTAAAATACAAACTTGATATAAAATATAACAGTAAAAGTGACTGGTTAGGAACTAAACTAGTTAAAGAAATCAATTATTATCTAAATGAACTTATACCTATGCCTTTAAGTCCACGAGATTTAGAACTGTTGAAGTAAAGGATTACACTTATGAAAAAATTATTTAAAATATTTGTACTACTGTTTATATTTGCTTCGCAGTCTCTCCTTGCAGAACAAGATATAAGTGATGAAGCTTTCAAGGCTTATAAAAAAGGTGAAAAACTTTATCAAACCAAGAAATATGATGAAGCCTTAAAATGGTTGAAAATTTCCTTTGATGAAGACCAATCTAAAGAAGTGGCTTTTAACCTTGGTTTAACTTATGATGAACTGAAAGATTACCCTAATGCTATAAAATGGTATAGAAAAGCTTTTGAGATGGGAAATAAAAAGGGGGGAGCAAATTTAGGACTGTTATATAAAGAACAAAAAGATTATCCAAATGCTATAAAATGGTATAAAAAAGCCATAAAAAAAGGTAATGTTAGTGCTATAAATAATCTAGCTATATTATATAAACAACAAAAAGATTATCCAAATGCTATAAAATGGTATAAAAAAGCCATAAAAAAAGGGCATATTGATGCAAGAAAAAACCTAGGATTACTTTTTCATCAACAAAAAGACAAGCTAAATAGTGCAACCTACATGATAGGAATGATAGGACACCCTTACACAAAAGAAAGAGTTTTAGGCTTGTTACGAGATGACTGGAAAATCGACGAACCAACCCTAAAAAAAGCCTACAAACTCCAAAAAACTCTAGTTCCAAACCCATACACAGGTGGCATTGACTAAACAATGTCTGCCATCCCTAAAAACGACCTAAAAGCTCTACTAGAGATAACAACAGGCATAAACTCAATCACAAAAACAGTAGTAGAAACAGGAACAAAAGTTTTACCTAGAACTAAACAAGCTATGATAATGGTAGATTTTTTACTAGCAGAACACTCTGTCCCTCAAAAGATTATTGCTAAACTTGCAATACCTGCTGTTGTAGTAGGTGCTTACTATGAGATGGTATCCTTAGAGGATGAAGATTATGATGCTATGCTTATGATTGGTACTAAAGCAGCTATAATAGTAGCCTTGGCGTTTGTATCAGGTATGTGGATAGCCGCAATAGGATATATAGCTCTTGAAATACTTTGGTATATCTTCTCTGGTTACTTTATAGACTCAAGAGTTGAAGTTATGATTGAGAAGTCTCTCTTCTATCAAGATGGACGCAAACCATATATCTTAGAGAGTCTAAGTACAACTACTGGAAACTACTATATTCGTCGTGGTTCAAGAGATGCTCTAATGCAGGCAAAAGATATAACAAAAATTGGCGGAACTAAAGAGGTAAGAGAGTTTATTTATAAAAACTACTCAGATAATAAACAAGCATTGCAAGCAGCAGCAAGGTATGAGTTTAGTGAGATATATAGAGCCTTAAAAAACATCAGTATAGAAGTAGAAAAAGTTCCTACTTACTTCCTTAACTTTACAAAAACAATGAATCTTAACCTTAATGGTTACCTTCGTGTTAATAAAGAGTACTATGAAGAAATGGAAGGTCTAATCTATCTTATAAAAGATGATAACTATACAGACTATATACTTATAGATGCAACTGAAGTTATAGACAAAGAGAATGATAAACTTATAGATATATTTACAAGTTTTAAAGAAGAACTTTCAGAAGCTAAACTAGATAAAGATAGAAAAAAGAATTATACTATTTTAATAGCTAGTGGTATTACTTCTGTAAAATACAAACTTGATATAAAATATAACAGTAAAAGTGACTGGGTAGGAACTAAACTAGTTAAAGAAATCAATTATTATCTAAATGAACTTATACCTATGCCTTTAAGTCCACAAGATTTAGAACTGTTGAAGTAAAGGATTACACTTATGAAAAAATTATTTAAAATATTGTTATTAGTTAATTTACTCTCAATTCAAATACTGTTTGCGAACAGTGCATCTGAAGATGCCTCAGACAAAGCAACAATATATTATGAAAAACAAGACTATAAAGAAGCATTAAAATGGTCAAAAAAATCATTTGACGAAGAAGCATCTAAAGAAGTGGCTTTCAATATTGGGTTGGCTTATAAAAGATTAAAAGATTACCAGAACGCTATCAAGTGGTATGAAAAAGCTTTTGAAATGGGAAATACTGATGGGGGGGGGCTAATCTAGGATTATTGTATGACGAAGTTTTAAAAGATTATCCAAATGCTATAAAATGGTATAAAAAAGCTATCCAAAAAGGTGATGTTGATGCTATAAATAATCTAGCTATATTATATAAAGAACAAAAAGATTATCCAAATGCTATAAAATGGTATAAAAAAGCCATAAAAAAAGGGCATATTGATGCAAGAAAAAGCCTAGGCTTACTTTACCATCAACAAAAAGACAAGCTAAACAGTGCAACCTACATGATGGGAATGATAGGACATCCTTACACAAAAGAAAGAGTTTTAGGCTTGTTACGAGATGACTGGAAAATCGACGAACCAACCCTAAAAAAAGCCTACAAACTCCAAAAAACTCTAGTTCCAAACCCATACACAGGTGGCATTGACTAAACCATGTCTGCCATCCCTAAAAATGACTCAATTACAAAACTCCGTATGAAGTATTTTTTAGTGAAATGAGTAGAAAGTTAGCTAGTTAATTTAGGTGGAAATTGCACTTATTTTTAGAATTTGGGTTTGATTTATAAAAAAAGTAATATTTGGAAGGATTTAAAAATGGTGGCCAATCTCGGAATTGAACCAAGGACACACTGATTTTCAGTCAGTTGCTCTACCGACTGAGCTAATTGGCCACGCTAATAATTGTAAGTTGCTTTAAAAGGTGGTGGCCAATCTCGGAATCGAACCAAGGACACACTGATTTTCAGTCAGTTGCTCTACCGACTGAGCTAATTGGCCATCTTTTAAAGAGCGAAATTATATCTTTGTCGTACTGAAAGTTAGCTTATATTTTTAACAGCTTTTTTGAATTCGTTTCCGCGCTTGGCATAAGAGCTAAATTCATCAAGGCTAGACGCGGCTGGAGAGAGTAGAGCAACTTCATTTATATTTAAAACAGCATCTATTTTAGATATAGCATCTGTTAAGTTTAAACATTTTTTTGAGTTAATTTTATGTTTTTTCCCTAGAGCAAAAAGTTTATCTTTGTTTGAACCAATTGTATAGATGCTAGCATCTATATTAATCAGGTATTGGAAAAGTTCATCAAGTTCTACTCCCTTATCATCACCACCTAAAATAAGGTGAATATGTAAGTCTTTGTATCTATTTAGAGCAGCCTTCGTCGCATCTATATTTGTTGCTTTTGTATCATTTACCCAAAGACGATTTTTGGAGTCTTTTAGCTCCTCTTGTCTATGTGGGTCAAGTTTAAAAGAGTTTATTTTTGTATAATCAATTCTATCAAATAGTATTTTATCTACTGCCATCCCAAGAATAGCATCTGCTAAAAAAGCACCTTTAAAGTTGACTTTTTTTATATTTATATCAAAATGCTCGGCTAAAGAATTCTCATCCTCATAGCTTATGATGTGAGCGTTTGTTTTGATATCTTTATATTTATGTGGAACTATCGCAATTTCACCTTCTTGCATGCTTAACAGAGGTTTAAGTTTGGCATCTTCATACTCTTTCATACTTCCATGCCAACTTAAGTGGTCTGGATGTATAGGAAGTAAAACATATATATTAGGTCTTGCTATATTTGTATAGTGCATTGTAAAAGAACTAGTTTCTAATATCCATACTTTAGCATCTATGCTTAACTCAGCTAAAGGAGTTCCAATATTTCCACCTGCTTGTGAGCCTTTGTCTTTTAAAAGATGTTGCATCATCTGTGTTGTAGTTGTTTTACCATTTGTTCCACTTATCCATATTTTAAGAGGTGGAGTGTCATTAAAATAGTCATATTCACTGATAAGATTTTTAGCTTTTTTGATAAGTGAATTTGAAGGAGAAATACCTGGAGAAGGGATTTCAAGTGAGGAGTATTTTGCATTAAACTCACTAGATGGATTTACTTTAAAACCATTTGAATCACGAAAAGGTTTAGTGCATTTATCATCATAAAAAACAGCATTTATTGCTACTTTTGCAATAGCTTTTGTTGTTCTTCCATAACCAAAAAGAGATATCTTTTGCATCTAGCGAATCTTTAAAGTGATAAGTGCTATAAGATTTGAAAGTATGGCTATAATCCAAAATCTTACAATGATTTTATTTTCCGCCCATTTTTTCATCTCAAAATGATGATGTATTGGAGCCATTAAAAAAACTCTTTTTTTACGAAGCTTATAGCTACCAACTTGTAAAATTACAGAAACAGTTTCTATAACAAAGATTGACCCAATAAGAAGAAGTAAAATCTCACTTTTTGATATGATGGCAAGATAACCAAGAAAAGCACCAATTGTAAGTGAGCCACTATCGCCCATAAAAACTTCTGCTGGATGACAGTTATGCCATAAGAAGCCAGTTAAAGCACCCATTAAAGCACTGGCGACTATTGCAACTTCTCCAACATTAAAGTTGGGCATCAATAAGTAAGATGAGATAGTTGCATTCCCTGTAATGTAGATAATAACACTAAAAGAACTAAGTGCTGCAAGAGAAGGAACCGTTGCTAAACCATCTAACCCATCTGTAAGGTTTACAGCATTAGAGGTTGATATAATTACTAGAGACCAAAAAGCAATAGAGTAAACTCCCATGTCAAATATAGGTGTTTTAATAAATGGAAGATACAGGTCTGTGTTGAAATTTGAAAATATACACAAAAAAGATGTAACTATTAGGGATGCTAATAGTTGAAGTGCTAATTTTGTTTTTGCTTTTAATCCTGCAAGATTTTCACTCTTTTTTATCTTTGCAAAATCATCTTGAAATCCAATAAGGGCAAAAAGTATAAGTGTTAAAATTGCTCCGAGTGCAAACATATTTGAAAATTTTATTGTAAGTAGTGAAGCTAATATGGTAGAGCCAATAAAAACAATACCACCCATGGTCGGAGTCTTCGCTTTTTGTTGGTGTGACTCTGGTGCCAACTCGTTAATAGGCTGTACACTTGATGTTCTTTGTGCCCACTTAATAAAACGAGGGAGTAAAAATAGTGTGAAAAGTAGAGCTATAAAAAATGAAATACCAGCTCTAATAGTGATATATCCAAGTATGTGAATGTTTAAGAGTTCATGAAGAGTGTAGAGCAAATGTTTTCCTAGTAATATAAATAACCATGTAAAATTTTAAAAACACATTATAGTATAACTTATTTAAATCTTAGTAAAGTTATCAAAATATAATCACAGCTTATTAATTAAAAAAGATACAATGTTTAAAAATATAATTAATAATTATATTTAAGCTCTATGTAATATAATAAAATATAATATCTTCTTTAGATAAAAAATCTAAAGGGGAAGAAATGAATATAAATCGTAGAGATGCACTTAAAATGGGTGCTGTTAGTGTTGTTGCTGCTGCAACTGCTTTAAGTGTAACAGGATGTGGTAAGGCTGAGGCTGTTCCAGCAGCGGCTTGTTCTAATAAAAATATTCTTGGCAAACATCAAGTTGTAATTATTGGTGGAGGTTTTGGTGGTTTAACAGTTGCTAAAAACTTAAAGAAAAAAGATAAAAATATTGATGTTCTTGTGATAGAAAAAAATGATACATTTATGTCTTGTCCATTTTCAAATGCATACTTAGGCAAGCTTGATGGTGTTAATTTAGGAACTTTTGTACACGATTATGCTCAACCTACTCAAAAATATGGTTATGGCATGTTACGCTCTGAAGTTGTAAGCATAAATGCTAAAGCAAAAGAGGTTACAACTGCACACGGTGTAGTTGGGTATGATACTTTAGTTCTTTCTCCAGGTATTGCATATAATTATGAACAACAATTTCCTACATTCTCAAAAGAAAAAATCGCTGAAATCCAAAGAACTGCACCAGGGGCATTGATTCCAGGTAGTGAACATGTTATTTTAGAGAGAAGTTTATCTAATATGGAAGATGGTGATGTTGTTATTACTGTTCCATCAGGAAAATTTCGTTGTCCACCTGCTCCATTTGAAAGAGCTTGTATGATAGCTTCATATATGAAAAAA containing:
- a CDS encoding IS3 family transposase; translation: MSRKRTTYTAEFKTKLVLEVLKEDKTLNEIASVNNITPKNLQNWKKIFLENAEVAMEPAKVIKEYKEENVRLQAKLDEYAKVVGQLTVEKDWAVGKLSSLDSSYKKELIDRDENKALSVVKQCNLINYNRSNLFYAPMVNLAKNVIKKHIEKVFEEIPSYGYMKVYHQLLEDGFRVSPNTVLAYRRELGLQAVLAVRPPNTSWADKQHHKYSYKIRGLDIVRANQVWSTDITYIKIKGGMVYMAAIIDWYSKAILSWRISNTMDTDLVIGVLDEALALYGKPEIFNTDQGSQYTSCIHTQTLKDNDIIISMDGKGRATDNICIERFWRSAKVEKIYLNEYERVSILKSDVKDYIEFYNHRRFHETLKYKKPMNVYYDSLKINDENYTKSSENVA
- a CDS encoding tetratricopeptide repeat protein translates to MKYKLLKLLFLAFLFIGQSAYAIEPLSIKYVDPKASEKADSLYNKAQRLYAQKKYQEAILLYEESYEYKPSKDIPANTGISYKHIGEYDKACSWYEIGVKKFNDNKSALNLALLYEEKLNDIDKSIMWYLTSIKLGNIDARKGLGLLYHQQKDKLNSATYMIGMIGHPYTKERVLGLLRNDWKIDEPTLKKAYELQKTLVPNPYTGGID
- a CDS encoding tetratricopeptide repeat protein produces the protein MYDEVLKDYPNAIKWYKKAIQKGDVDAINNLAILYKEQKDYPNAIKWYKKAIKKGHIDARKSLGLLYHQQKDKLNSATYMMGMIGHPYTKERVLGLLRDDWKIDEPTLKKAYKLQKTLVPNPYTGGID
- a CDS encoding tetratricopeptide repeat protein gives rise to the protein MKKLFKILLLVNLLSIQILFANSASEDASDKATIYYEKQDYKEALKWSKKSFDEEASKEVAFNIGLAYKRLKDYQNAIKWYEKAFEMGNTDGGGLI
- the mraY gene encoding phospho-N-acetylmuramoyl-pentapeptide-transferase — its product is MLYTLHELLNIHILGYITIRAGISFFIALLFTLFLLPRFIKWAQRTSSVQPINELAPESHQQKAKTPTMGGIVFIGSTILASLLTIKFSNMFALGAILTLILFALIGFQDDFAKIKKSENLAGLKAKTKLALQLLASLIVTSFLCIFSNFNTDLYLPFIKTPIFDMGVYSIAFWSLVIISTSNAVNLTDGLDGLATVPSLAALSSFSVIIYITGNATISSYLLMPNFNVGEVAIVASALMGALTGFLWHNCHPAEVFMGDSGSLTIGAFLGYLAIISKSEILLLLIGSIFVIETVSVILQVGSYKLRKKRVFLMAPIHHHFEMKKWAENKIIVRFWIIAILSNLIALITLKIR
- the murD gene encoding UDP-N-acetylmuramoyl-L-alanine--D-glutamate ligase; the encoded protein is MQKISLFGYGRTTKAIAKVAINAVFYDDKCTKPFRDSNGFKVNPSSEFNAKYSSLEIPSPGISPSNSLIKKAKNLISEYDYFNDTPPLKIWISGTNGKTTTTQMMQHLLKDKGSQAGGNIGTPLAELSIDAKVWILETSSFTMHYTNIARPNIYVLLPIHPDHLSWHGSMKEYEDAKLKPLLSMQEGEIAIVPHKYKDIKTNAHIISYEDENSLAEHFDINIKKVNFKGAFLADAILGMAVDKILFDRIDYTKINSFKLDPHRQEELKDSKNRLWVNDTKATNIDATKAALNRYKDLHIHLILGGDDKGVELDELFQYLINIDASIYTIGSNKDKLFALGKKHKINSKKCLNLTDAISKIDAVLNINEVALLSPAASSLDEFSSYAKRGNEFKKAVKNIS
- a CDS encoding tetratricopeptide repeat protein — translated: MKKLFKIFVLLFIFASQSLLAEQDISDEAFKAYKKGEKLYQTKKYDEALKWLKISFDEDQSKEVAFNLGLTYDELKDYPNAIKWYRKAFEMGNKKGGANLGLLYKEQKDYPNAIKWYKKAIKKGNVSAINNLAILYKQQKDYPNAIKWYKKAIKKGHIDARKNLGLLFHQQKDKLNSATYMIGMIGHPYTKERVLGLLRDDWKIDEPTLKKAYKLQKTLVPNPYTGGID
- a CDS encoding DUF805 domain-containing protein, which codes for MEKESNNIISKCESSVLSLKGCYNRIQWWQTTIMVSFIISILFGLYNTLLDKVIHSKEEMVGKTLTYPIPDNMFVQINYPFDIRDSTYDIAPIIKYGNTFEHIVAILLFMVLILVSWISISASVKRFHDIDKSGFWWWINFIPIVGQITVFFMNSFLLSKDTQYCECQTKEKKAQWLFAVAGILLLIPLIIDIVNLYDWNVGAMFFSYAFTVENVFYILLLLLMTLILNFDKLISISYLKKMKITRYISYTYVIWLVYNIIEYILILYNDIQMFNFTFCFWFSIKCGIQFSALCILILNTNKELKKVQNQKVS